A genomic stretch from Enterobacter oligotrophicus includes:
- a CDS encoding type I restriction endonuclease subunit R: MTTFTTEAQFEQAFIEVLTNKGWEPEILKNKTEDDLLQNWASILFENNRQRDRLNDVPLTASEMQQIIEQIKELKTPLKLNGLINGKTVAIKRDNPADTLHMGKEVSLKIYDRQEIAAGQSRYQIVQQPKFERGSPLRNDRRGDVLLLINGMPVIHVELKRSGIPVSQAVNQIEKYSTEGLFNGLFSLIQVFVAMEPNETKYFANPGLDGKFNPDYQFNWADFNNEPMNHWKDIASTLLSIPMAHQLIGFYTVADDTDGVLKVMRSYQYYAANAISDKVAKTNWQQLGSANNPDRLGGYVWHTTGSGKTMTSFKSAQLIAQSKDADKVIFLMDRIELGTQSLTEYRNFASDGETVQATENTHVLITKLKSSATSDTLIVSSIQKMSNIFEEADDEGTATNSADIENIRAKRLVFIIDEAHRSTMSGGKENKLGMLVSIKKTFPKALFFGFTGTPIHDENKINSNTTADVFGNELHRYSIADGIRDGNVLGFDPYKVPTFRDSDLRKEVALEQARAESVADAMADPTKKKKFNHFMKDVPMAGYKDGTGKYHKGIEDYIPKSQYLTNAHQEKVVSDILDKWDVLSQNNKFHAILATNSIAEAIDYYRRLKAAKPELKISALFDPNIDNDGSGDRGPTFKGDGLDEIMSDYNKRYGHDFDFSRHAAFKKDLAARLAHKKPYERIHTEPSKQLDLLIVVDQMLTGFDSKWLNTLYLDKVIKYQNIIQAFSRTNRLFGPDKPHGIIRYYRYPHTMEQHINAAVKLYSGDKPIGLFVDKLESNLKAINELVADITELFVIAGVENFEKLPDDIEACAQFTKLFNTFSQHLEAAKVQGFHWEQSVYSFTENNAEHEVTLAIDEQTYLSLVLRYKELTAKGEHDGAGGGDVPFDISGYLTEIDTGKIDADYMNSRFDKYLKELNKHQDPASIESTLNELHKSFATLTQIEQKYAKLFLHDLQRGDAQLVEGHTFRDYINIYKDNAENAQINGVVNALGLDKELLLALMVDSVNAKNLNDFGRFDALKESVDKTKAKIYFEKQDGVSIPLFKLNIRIEQFLKQFIFAQKNDFLSDTDVVGDVI; this comes from the coding sequence ATGACCACCTTTACAACCGAAGCGCAATTTGAGCAGGCCTTTATTGAGGTACTCACCAACAAAGGTTGGGAACCAGAGATACTCAAAAACAAAACCGAAGACGATTTACTGCAAAATTGGGCGTCCATTTTGTTTGAAAATAATCGCCAGCGGGATCGTTTAAACGATGTTCCGCTTACCGCGTCTGAAATGCAGCAAATTATTGAGCAAATCAAAGAGCTTAAAACCCCGCTCAAGCTGAACGGTTTAATTAATGGTAAAACCGTGGCCATTAAGCGCGATAACCCAGCCGATACCTTGCATATGGGCAAAGAAGTCAGCTTAAAAATATACGATCGCCAGGAAATCGCCGCAGGTCAAAGCCGTTACCAAATTGTACAGCAGCCTAAATTCGAACGCGGCAGCCCTTTGCGTAACGACAGACGAGGTGACGTGTTGCTACTGATTAACGGTATGCCGGTGATCCATGTAGAGCTAAAGCGCAGCGGTATTCCGGTTAGTCAGGCCGTAAACCAAATTGAAAAGTACAGTACAGAAGGCTTATTTAACGGCCTGTTTTCGCTCATCCAGGTGTTTGTAGCTATGGAGCCAAACGAGACCAAATACTTTGCCAACCCCGGACTAGACGGCAAGTTTAACCCCGACTATCAGTTTAACTGGGCCGATTTTAATAACGAACCCATGAACCACTGGAAAGACATCGCCTCTACCTTGCTTTCTATCCCTATGGCGCATCAGTTGATTGGCTTTTATACCGTCGCCGACGATACCGACGGCGTGCTAAAGGTAATGCGCAGCTATCAGTATTACGCCGCTAATGCGATATCAGACAAAGTAGCCAAAACAAACTGGCAACAGCTGGGTAGCGCTAATAACCCTGATCGTCTCGGGGGTTATGTGTGGCATACTACCGGTTCGGGAAAAACCATGACCAGTTTTAAATCGGCACAGTTAATTGCCCAATCGAAAGATGCTGATAAAGTGATTTTTTTAATGGACAGGATTGAGCTGGGTACCCAATCTCTGACGGAATATCGCAATTTTGCTAGCGATGGTGAAACCGTTCAAGCTACAGAGAATACTCATGTACTCATTACCAAATTAAAAAGCAGTGCAACTTCCGATACGTTAATTGTTAGCTCCATTCAAAAAATGAGTAATATTTTTGAAGAAGCTGATGATGAGGGAACAGCAACAAATTCAGCTGATATAGAAAACATCCGTGCTAAGCGCTTGGTATTTATTATTGATGAAGCACATCGCTCAACGATGAGTGGAGGCAAAGAAAATAAACTAGGCATGCTGGTAAGCATTAAAAAAACATTCCCTAAGGCACTCTTTTTTGGTTTTACCGGCACGCCAATTCATGATGAAAATAAAATCAATAGCAATACTACCGCTGATGTATTTGGTAACGAGTTGCATCGCTATAGCATAGCAGATGGTATACGTGATGGTAACGTTTTGGGATTTGATCCTTACAAAGTACCTACTTTTAGAGATAGCGATCTAAGGAAAGAAGTTGCATTAGAACAAGCTAGGGCTGAATCGGTTGCTGATGCGATGGCTGATCCAACCAAAAAGAAAAAGTTTAATCACTTTATGAAAGATGTGCCTATGGCAGGCTACAAAGATGGCACTGGCAAATATCACAAAGGCATTGAAGACTATATACCTAAAAGCCAATATTTAACTAATGCCCACCAGGAGAAAGTGGTCAGTGATATCTTAGATAAATGGGATGTACTCAGCCAAAATAATAAATTTCACGCGATTTTAGCCACAAATAGCATCGCTGAAGCGATTGACTATTATCGGCGTTTAAAAGCGGCCAAACCTGAGCTAAAAATCTCAGCCTTGTTTGACCCAAATATTGATAACGACGGTAGTGGTGACCGAGGCCCAACCTTTAAAGGCGATGGGCTGGATGAAATTATGAGTGACTACAATAAGCGCTATGGTCACGATTTTGATTTTTCCCGCCACGCGGCTTTTAAAAAGGATTTAGCGGCACGCCTTGCTCATAAAAAACCTTACGAACGCATTCATACCGAGCCTTCAAAGCAATTAGATTTATTGATTGTAGTGGATCAAATGCTCACTGGTTTTGATTCTAAATGGCTTAATACTTTGTATTTAGACAAGGTAATAAAATACCAAAATATAATTCAAGCGTTCTCACGCACCAATCGCTTGTTTGGTCCCGACAAACCCCACGGCATCATCCGTTATTACCGCTACCCACATACAATGGAGCAGCACATTAATGCTGCGGTAAAACTCTATTCCGGCGATAAACCTATCGGCTTGTTTGTTGATAAGTTAGAAAGCAATCTTAAAGCTATAAATGAATTAGTAGCTGACATTACCGAGCTGTTTGTTATCGCTGGTGTGGAGAATTTTGAAAAACTGCCAGACGATATAGAAGCCTGTGCCCAATTTACCAAGTTGTTTAATACCTTTAGCCAGCACCTGGAAGCGGCTAAAGTACAAGGCTTCCATTGGGAACAGTCGGTCTATTCCTTTACTGAAAATAATGCGGAACATGAAGTAACACTGGCTATAGACGAACAAACTTATCTAAGTCTGGTCCTGCGCTATAAAGAATTAACAGCCAAAGGTGAGCACGATGGTGCAGGTGGTGGCGATGTGCCTTTTGATATCAGTGGTTATTTAACTGAAATAGATACCGGTAAAATCGATGCCGACTATATGAATAGCCGATTCGATAAATATTTAAAAGAGCTGAACAAACACCAGGACCCTGCAAGCATTGAATCCACATTAAATGAACTGCACAAGTCGTTTGCAACGCTCACCCAAATTGAGCAGAAATACGCCAAACTCTTCTTGCACGACTTGCAGCGAGGCGATGCTCAGCTCGTTGAAGGCCATACTTTCAGAGACTACATCAACATCTACAAAGATAACGCTGAAAATGCGCAAATAAACGGTGTTGTTAATGCTCTTGGTTTAGATAAAGAGTTGCTCCTAGCATTAATGGTTGATAGCGTTAATGCGAAAAATCTAAACGATTTTGGTCGCTTCGACGCATTAAAAGAATCGGTAGATAAGACAAAAGCAAAAATCTATTTTGAAAAACAAGATGGCGTAAGCATACCTTTATTTAAGTTGAATATACGCATTGAACAATTTTTAAAACAGTTTATTTTTGCACAAAAAAATGATTTTTTAAGTGACACAGATGTTGTTGGTGATGTGATTTGA
- a CDS encoding restriction endonuclease subunit S: MSMDNKVPEIRFKGFSKAWEEKGLGTDVAEIIGGGTPSTSISEFWDGDIDWYSPTEIGSNVYAEGSKKKITDLGLKSSSAKILPAGNTVLFTSRAGIGDMAILAKPGATNQGFQSFVVKEGFYPYFLYSAGKQIKEFALKHASGSTFLEISGKQLGRMKILMPCSEEQTTIGNYFQKLDALINQHQQKHDKLSNIKKAMLEKMFPKQGETIPEIRFIGFSGEWKEKTICELFTVTRGNVLPLNKTSSIPTSDKRYPVYSSQTKNNGLMGFYDKYLFENAITWTTDGANAGTVNFRDDKFYSTNVNGVLLSDRGYANKAIAEILNKEAWKHVSHVGNPKLMNNVMSAIKITIPNSIEEQTAIGNYFQKLDALINQHQQQITKLNNIKQACLSKMFV; the protein is encoded by the coding sequence CTGAAATTATAGGAGGCGGTACACCTAGTACATCAATTTCTGAGTTTTGGGATGGTGATATTGATTGGTATTCACCAACTGAAATTGGAAGCAATGTATATGCGGAAGGTAGTAAGAAGAAGATTACAGATCTAGGTCTGAAAAGTTCTTCTGCAAAGATACTTCCTGCTGGTAATACTGTTCTTTTTACTAGTAGAGCAGGCATAGGTGATATGGCGATTCTTGCTAAACCTGGCGCCACTAATCAAGGTTTTCAATCATTTGTTGTTAAAGAAGGATTTTATCCTTACTTCCTCTATTCAGCGGGTAAACAAATCAAAGAGTTCGCACTTAAACATGCATCGGGCTCCACTTTTTTAGAAATTTCAGGCAAGCAACTTGGGCGCATGAAAATTCTTATGCCCTGTTCAGAGGAACAAACCACCATAGGCAACTACTTCCAAAAGCTTGACGCGCTAATCAATCAACACCAACAAAAGCATGACAAACTCAGCAACATTAAAAAAGCAATGCTGGAAAAAATGTTTCCTAAACAAGGCGAAACCATTCCAGAAATACGCTTTATAGGATTTAGTGGAGAGTGGAAGGAGAAAACTATTTGCGAACTGTTTACAGTCACTCGCGGAAATGTATTGCCGCTAAATAAAACAAGCTCTATACCAACTTCTGATAAACGATATCCAGTATATTCATCACAAACAAAAAACAATGGGTTGATGGGGTTTTATGACAAATACTTATTCGAAAACGCGATCACATGGACAACAGACGGTGCAAATGCTGGGACTGTTAATTTTAGGGACGATAAATTTTACAGTACGAATGTAAACGGTGTTCTCTTATCAGATAGAGGTTATGCCAATAAAGCTATCGCGGAAATATTAAACAAAGAAGCTTGGAAGCACGTTTCACATGTCGGAAATCCTAAGCTAATGAACAACGTTATGAGTGCAATAAAAATAACGATTCCCAACTCAATTGAAGAGCAAACCGCCATCGGAAATTATTTCCAAAAGCTCGACGCATTGATCAATCAGCATCAACAACAAATCACCAAGCTCAACAACATCAAGCAGGCTTGCTTAAGCAAAATGTTTGTCTAA